A single region of the bacterium genome encodes:
- a CDS encoding 3-oxoacyl-ACP synthase, whose amino-acid sequence MALGNKYRAKISGVAHWVPEQILSNKELEKMVDTTDEWITTRTGIKERHILEKGKATSDLAYEACKRLLEQTNTDPAEIDLIIVGTVTPDMFFPATACLLQARLG is encoded by the coding sequence ATGGCGTTAGGCAATAAGTATCGTGCAAAAATCTCGGGTGTTGCCCACTGGGTGCCCGAGCAAATTCTCAGCAATAAAGAGCTTGAGAAAATGGTAGATACCACCGATGAATGGATAACCACGCGGACCGGTATCAAAGAACGACATATTTTAGAAAAAGGTAAAGCCACATCCGATCTTGCCTATGAAGCTTGTAAACGTCTTTTGGAACAAACGAATACAGATCCTGCCGAAATTGATTTGATCATTGTAGGAACCGTTACGCCGGATATGTTTTTTCCGGCGACCGCATGTCTTTTACAGGCACGACTTGG
- the plsX gene encoding phosphate acyltransferase PlsX, giving the protein MKIVVDAMGGDEAPKHIIDGVILAARAWVSTGVNHEIILTGDKDVVMKEIERCGGRDLCGNILRLEHTTSVIDMHESPADAWRNKSGSSIHRGAELVKSGQADAFIGMGNTGAMMTAGLLGVGRIEGVQRPTIGAFFPTARGRSLVLDVGAVSDCKPQHLLQFGLMGSIYMEAMWGVKNPTVGLLSIGEEDSKGNEVTKETNALFREKKLFNFAGNVEGRDILKGTTDVIVCDGFVGNIVLKFGESVPGFLKARFKQAAESSFMTKLQLLLAKTGIKGVFKDMNYEEYGGVPLLGVNGVVIIGHGSSSPKAMYNAIMVAQKMVDKKINEVIKERIRLS; this is encoded by the coding sequence ATGAAGATCGTTGTGGATGCGATGGGCGGTGATGAAGCGCCCAAACATATAATTGACGGCGTCATTTTGGCGGCTCGGGCATGGGTATCTACCGGCGTAAATCACGAAATCATTCTGACCGGCGATAAAGATGTAGTAATGAAAGAGATCGAGCGCTGCGGAGGTCGTGATTTATGCGGCAATATTTTACGCTTAGAACATACGACATCTGTCATCGATATGCATGAGTCACCGGCGGACGCTTGGCGAAATAAGTCCGGTTCCTCGATTCATCGCGGTGCGGAATTAGTCAAATCCGGCCAAGCGGATGCGTTTATCGGGATGGGCAATACCGGAGCGATGATGACAGCCGGGTTACTCGGCGTTGGGCGGATCGAAGGTGTTCAACGTCCTACAATAGGTGCTTTTTTCCCGACAGCCCGCGGGCGCTCTCTGGTGCTTGATGTGGGTGCCGTCTCGGATTGTAAACCGCAACATCTTTTGCAGTTTGGCCTCATGGGTAGTATTTATATGGAGGCGATGTGGGGTGTAAAAAATCCCACTGTAGGGCTTTTGAGTATCGGTGAAGAAGACTCCAAAGGAAATGAAGTAACCAAAGAAACCAACGCCCTTTTTCGAGAAAAAAAATTATTCAATTTTGCGGGTAATGTGGAAGGTCGGGACATTCTCAAGGGAACGACGGATGTTATCGTGTGCGACGGTTTTGTAGGAAATATCGTATTAAAATTTGGAGAAAGTGTTCCCGGTTTTCTCAAAGCCCGTTTCAAACAGGCCGCTGAGTCGAGTTTTATGACGAAACTCCAATTACTGTTGGCAAAGACCGGCATCAAAGGTGTTTTTAAAGATATGAATTATGAAGAATATGGCGGCGTTCCTTTGTTGGGTGTAAACGGTGTGGTGATCATCGGTCACGGCAGTTCTTCGCCCAAAGCCATGTACAACGCGATCATGGTTGCGCAAAAAATGGTGGATAAAAAAATAAACGAAGTCATTAAAGAACGTATTCGATTATCATAA
- the rpmF gene encoding 50S ribosomal protein L32, which produces MPNPKRRHSKQRRDKRRTHWKLDNAAVGKCANCGQPKMHHRVCPNCGHYDGRQIVIAREA; this is translated from the coding sequence ATGCCTAATCCCAAACGCAGACATTCAAAGCAGCGCCGTGATAAACGTCGTACGCACTGGAAACTGGATAATGCCGCCGTCGGCAAATGTGCCAACTGTGGTCAACCCAAAATGCATCACCGTGTGTGCCCCAACTGCGGGCACTACGATGGCCGTCAGATCGTGATCGCGCGCGAAGCCTGA
- a CDS encoding DUF177 domain-containing protein produces the protein MVAKIDKILSLGDGEHRFHFDVKAEDIGLNSIDFEGRNHFEKPISADAVLTKTNHVYYIKMKVIGEARLVCDRCLEDVSVDVADDFQVIYTDHRSERNAQSGETEIRLLDVRKENQIVLDKDIVDTIELAMPHKVLCDEDCKGLCVQCGANLNERACEHAQTVNE, from the coding sequence TTGGTTGCGAAAATTGACAAAATTTTAAGCTTAGGAGACGGTGAACACCGTTTCCATTTTGATGTTAAGGCCGAAGATATCGGCTTGAACAGTATTGATTTTGAAGGCCGGAATCACTTCGAAAAACCGATTTCGGCGGACGCGGTGTTGACCAAAACCAATCACGTCTATTATATAAAGATGAAAGTGATTGGGGAGGCGAGATTAGTATGCGACCGTTGTTTGGAGGATGTAAGTGTAGATGTGGCCGATGATTTTCAGGTCATCTACACCGATCATCGGAGCGAGCGGAACGCGCAGAGCGGTGAAACGGAAATACGGTTATTGGATGTCCGCAAGGAAAACCAAATCGTTTTAGATAAAGATATTGTAGATACGATTGAGCTTGCGATGCCGCATAAAGTTCTTTGCGATGAAGATTGTAAAGGTTTGTGTGTACAGTGCGGAGCGAATCTCAATGAACGTGCATGTGAGCATGCGCAGACCGTGAACGAATAA
- a CDS encoding ABC transporter permease — protein sequence MRMTFFENFRSAVSFTMHNVKARFFHTFLSVLGIVIGVASLVMVLALIEGMEASVRKQILQTTSMNMVIVSSEPFKKSDGVRMRKTDLAILSPVVFDSLKSSLRMSHTAQLVSTYGAEVKVDSSKWVGAQINFSSAMVLRADSLLDGRVLSEEDIYGKRKFAVINRFLAFQSAKDSSLIPALIGKSIHIGAQTYTIIGITAARETTAEAILPISLMDSAKLTEYPPIGLFETPQIENVIPLQEHIQNYLHTHPVSAGDTLIVASNKSRVDQMAKGFLVFRIVMGFIVGISVLVGGIGVMNVLLISVTQRTMEIGVRKAAGAKRRDILVQFLSESVVVSFLGSVLGMILGYLGAMLLAVIISHMATTPFQASVTWGTLLTVSGIAVMVGIIFGTYPAALASKLNPAEAIRHEG from the coding sequence ATGCGAATGACATTTTTTGAAAATTTCCGTAGCGCCGTTTCGTTTACAATGCATAATGTGAAGGCGCGTTTTTTTCATACCTTTCTTTCAGTTTTGGGAATCGTGATCGGTGTGGCGTCCTTGGTGATGGTGCTGGCCCTCATCGAAGGTATGGAGGCATCCGTTCGTAAACAGATACTGCAAACTACGTCCATGAACATGGTCATCGTGAGCAGCGAGCCGTTTAAAAAATCAGACGGCGTTCGTATGCGTAAAACGGACCTGGCCATACTGTCTCCGGTCGTATTTGATTCGCTGAAAAGTTCACTGCGTATGTCCCATACCGCGCAATTAGTTTCCACTTATGGTGCAGAGGTAAAAGTAGATTCATCCAAATGGGTAGGCGCTCAGATCAATTTTAGTTCGGCCATGGTTTTAAGGGCAGATTCTTTATTGGACGGCCGGGTTTTATCGGAAGAGGATATCTACGGTAAAAGGAAATTTGCGGTCATCAATCGGTTTCTTGCTTTTCAATCTGCGAAAGATTCGTCTTTGATTCCTGCGTTAATTGGCAAATCGATACATATCGGCGCGCAAACTTATACCATTATCGGGATTACGGCGGCGCGTGAAACTACCGCCGAAGCAATACTGCCTATTTCGCTTATGGATTCAGCGAAGCTTACCGAGTACCCGCCGATCGGATTGTTTGAAACACCACAGATAGAAAACGTGATACCGCTGCAAGAGCATATACAAAATTATCTCCATACGCACCCTGTCAGTGCGGGAGATACATTGATCGTAGCCAGTAATAAATCACGGGTTGATCAGATGGCCAAAGGGTTTCTTGTATTTCGGATTGTGATGGGGTTTATCGTCGGCATTTCAGTGCTTGTCGGCGGTATCGGTGTGATGAATGTACTGTTAATCTCAGTCACGCAGCGTACGATGGAAATCGGTGTTCGCAAAGCGGCCGGTGCCAAGCGCCGCGATATATTGGTTCAGTTTTTATCGGAATCGGTAGTGGTATCGTTTTTGGGGAGCGTTTTGGGGATGATTTTAGGGTATCTCGGCGCCATGCTTTTGGCTGTGATCATCAGCCACATGGCTACAACACCGTTTCAAGCCTCCGTTACGTGGGGCACATTGCTGACCGTCTCAGGTATAGCTGTGATGGTGGGAATTATTTTTGGTACATATCCCGCCGCTTTAGCATCCAAGCTAAATCCGGCGGAGGCCATCCGTCATGAAGGTTGA
- a CDS encoding glycine--tRNA ligase, protein MSTQKPLSGTELMDKIVSLCKRRGFIFQSSEIYGGLNGCWDYGPLGVELLKNYKDAWWKAMTFRDDIEGLDAAILMHPRVWEASGHVENFTDPMVDCKECKARFREDQIEDSMCGNKAYQGRKAHKCMAEGKFTEARQFNLMFKTYIGPLEDSSAVVYLRPETAQGIYVNFHNVKDSSRQKVPFGIAQIGKAFRNEINTKNFLFRTREFEQMEMQFFVKPGTDMEWFNTWKENRKQWYLSLGFTEDKLKFHAHEKLAHYAAAAFDIEFLFPFGWGEIEGIHNRTDFDLKRHQEYCGKNLDYFDDTTKEKYLPYVIETSAGASRGVMASLVNAYAEEEAPTGDGKTETRVVMKFHPTLAPVKAAILPLVKKDGMPEVSMTLYNELKKHYKIFYDESATVGKRYRRQDEIGTPYCFTIDSETLQNQTVTVRHRDSMTQERIAMDQVLRFLRDNLNT, encoded by the coding sequence ATGAGCACGCAGAAGCCTCTTTCGGGAACAGAACTCATGGACAAAATCGTATCGCTATGCAAGCGGCGCGGATTTATTTTTCAATCGTCGGAAATTTACGGCGGCCTCAACGGATGCTGGGATTACGGCCCACTCGGCGTCGAACTTCTGAAGAATTATAAAGATGCTTGGTGGAAGGCCATGACCTTTCGGGACGATATCGAAGGTTTGGATGCCGCTATACTTATGCATCCGCGCGTATGGGAAGCCTCCGGTCACGTGGAAAATTTTACCGATCCGATGGTGGATTGCAAAGAATGTAAAGCGCGTTTTCGTGAAGACCAGATCGAGGATTCGATGTGCGGCAATAAAGCCTATCAAGGCCGGAAAGCACATAAATGTATGGCCGAAGGAAAGTTTACCGAAGCGCGACAATTTAATCTGATGTTCAAAACCTACATCGGACCGCTCGAAGACTCCAGCGCGGTAGTTTACCTTCGCCCGGAAACGGCGCAAGGCATCTATGTCAATTTTCACAATGTCAAAGATTCTTCCCGCCAAAAAGTACCGTTTGGTATCGCACAGATCGGCAAAGCCTTCCGCAATGAGATCAACACCAAAAACTTTTTATTCCGTACGCGGGAATTCGAACAAATGGAAATGCAGTTTTTTGTGAAGCCCGGTACGGATATGGAATGGTTTAATACGTGGAAAGAAAACCGTAAACAATGGTACCTTTCGCTCGGCTTTACGGAAGACAAACTAAAATTTCACGCGCATGAAAAACTGGCGCATTATGCGGCGGCGGCTTTTGATATCGAATTTCTTTTCCCCTTCGGATGGGGCGAAATTGAAGGTATACACAACCGTACGGATTTTGATCTCAAGCGCCATCAGGAATATTGCGGTAAGAATCTGGATTATTTTGACGATACGACCAAAGAAAAATACTTGCCGTATGTGATAGAAACATCGGCCGGCGCTTCGCGCGGTGTCATGGCTTCGCTGGTCAATGCGTATGCCGAAGAAGAAGCACCTACCGGCGACGGTAAAACGGAAACCCGCGTCGTGATGAAGTTTCATCCCACACTCGCACCGGTCAAAGCCGCTATTTTGCCTTTGGTCAAAAAAGACGGTATGCCGGAAGTGTCTATGACTTTATATAATGAACTCAAGAAGCATTATAAGATATTTTACGATGAATCCGCCACCGTCGGAAAACGCTACCGCCGGCAAGATGAAATCGGTACGCCGTATTGTTTTACGATCGATAGCGAGACACTGCAAAATCAAACCGTCACCGTCCGTCACCGCGACAGCATGACGCAGGAACGTATTGCAATGGATCAGGTTCTGCGGTTTCTCCGAGATAACTTGAACACTTAA
- a CDS encoding histidine kinase, translating to MHPVLGNIRSLAWYALVWLFAGVLIAKLIYFTGRGDWAQAFAFAIPLTLVYGFINLSAYYVSRSSPLASDRRLRVVLTALFNAMLTACFWLALAMGWNVILHEWQTAIVMDTGTTMIMIVVGTVLYLLSIAIYYVMMMARQAEQAKQNELQSAVLSRDAELRMLRAQIDPHFLFNSLNSISALTHSDPDGARRMTVELAAFFRQTLALAQKPLITLREEWNLCEHFLSVEKVRFGNRLTVEMMLPEQLYDILLPPMLIQPLAENAVKHGIAQCVEGGTIRIHALTDGPYAHIVIENPMEDESSYSEGTHIGLDNIRKRIQNQYGRDARLTTEKQNRLFVAKLSIPVSPGEVSA from the coding sequence ATGCATCCTGTACTCGGCAACATTCGCAGTCTTGCATGGTACGCTCTGGTGTGGCTTTTTGCGGGTGTCCTGATCGCAAAGCTGATTTATTTTACCGGACGCGGTGATTGGGCGCAAGCTTTTGCATTTGCGATACCGCTCACATTGGTTTACGGATTCATCAATCTTTCGGCGTATTATGTCAGCCGTTCCTCGCCGCTCGCATCGGATCGCCGGCTTCGTGTGGTGCTCACAGCGTTATTCAACGCCATGCTCACCGCTTGTTTTTGGCTGGCACTGGCGATGGGATGGAATGTTATCCTGCATGAATGGCAGACGGCCATTGTCATGGATACCGGCACGACCATGATCATGATCGTCGTCGGCACGGTCTTGTACCTACTCTCCATAGCAATTTATTATGTGATGATGATGGCGCGGCAGGCCGAACAAGCCAAACAAAATGAATTGCAAAGTGCTGTGCTTTCAAGGGATGCCGAGTTGCGGATGCTTCGTGCGCAAATTGATCCGCATTTTTTATTCAACAGTCTCAACTCCATCAGCGCTCTGACGCATAGCGATCCTGACGGCGCGCGACGCATGACGGTGGAACTGGCCGCCTTTTTTCGTCAGACCCTGGCCCTTGCACAAAAGCCGCTGATCACTTTGCGTGAGGAATGGAATCTGTGTGAACATTTTTTGTCTGTTGAAAAAGTTCGATTCGGCAATCGTTTGACCGTAGAAATGATGTTACCCGAGCAATTGTACGATATACTTTTACCGCCCATGCTGATACAACCTTTAGCGGAAAACGCCGTCAAACACGGCATCGCACAGTGTGTTGAGGGTGGTACGATTCGTATTCATGCATTAACCGATGGACCGTATGCCCATATCGTTATCGAAAATCCAATGGAGGATGAATCATCCTATTCCGAAGGAACACATATCGGTTTGGATAATATCCGTAAACGTATTCAAAACCAATATGGTCGCGACGCCCGGCTCACCACCGAAAAACAAAACCGCCTATTTGTCGCTAAATTATCAATACCTGTTTCGCCCGGAGAAGTGTCAGCATGA
- a CDS encoding response regulator transcription factor, with protein sequence MNTPQLRVIIVDDEALARQLIREYLASHTDISVIEECANGFEAVKAITEIHPDLVFLDIQMPKLSGFEVLELTQRKHGVIFTTAYDQYALKAFEVHALDYLLKPFSRERFDAALAHARQHIQDAITWEVPSSLTSDKKTERILIRDGVQVHVIPVTQIDYIEAQDDYIAIYTAGKCYLKTQTLADIEKQLDPSRFVRIHRSYIVHVERIARIELYAKDSRTAILRDGKQIPISRSGYDHIKQLL encoded by the coding sequence ATGAATACACCACAACTTCGCGTTATCATCGTGGATGATGAAGCACTGGCTCGTCAGTTGATACGCGAATACCTCGCTTCGCATACAGATATCTCCGTCATCGAAGAATGCGCCAATGGGTTTGAAGCCGTCAAAGCAATCACGGAGATTCATCCCGATTTGGTTTTTCTTGACATCCAGATGCCTAAACTCTCTGGATTTGAAGTGTTAGAGTTAACCCAACGAAAGCACGGTGTGATTTTTACGACGGCGTATGATCAATATGCATTGAAGGCTTTTGAAGTGCATGCATTGGATTATTTACTCAAGCCGTTTAGCCGTGAACGTTTTGATGCGGCACTTGCGCATGCACGGCAACATATACAAGACGCAATCACATGGGAAGTTCCGTCGTCATTGACGTCGGATAAAAAAACAGAGCGTATTCTCATTCGCGATGGCGTACAGGTGCATGTGATACCCGTAACACAAATAGATTATATTGAAGCGCAGGACGACTACATTGCAATTTACACTGCCGGCAAGTGTTATCTTAAAACACAAACGTTGGCCGATATAGAGAAACAACTTGATCCGTCACGTTTTGTACGCATTCACCGTTCGTACATCGTCCATGTCGAACGTATTGCCCGAATAGAACTCTACGCCAAAGACAGCCGAACGGCAATTTTACGCGATGGCAAACAAATACCGATCAGTCGCTCCGGATATGATCATATCAAGCAGCTATTATGA
- a CDS encoding efflux RND transporter periplasmic adaptor subunit, giving the protein MASEAEKVDLSSLRIQREPMKFDPEDKRSSGSLVKWALIVIGVVAIGFIGYVSRNMFKSTPVVQLTTVAFVAQGSGGGVLTASGYIVPQRKASVASKGTGRLVFLGVEEGDRVQSGQVIARLENNDIQAGLEQARANLLVGQAQVEQTEADLERVKRNYERNETLLKSNVITDADFEIVRAEYRSAQARVNSAKAGVAALQAGIHATEVELENTIIRAPFDATVLTKNADVGEIVAPFAAGANSRGNVVTLADMSSLMLEADVSESNIERVKIKQPCEITLDALPEKRYRGEVWKVVPTADRSKATILTKIRFIDIDNRVLPEMSAKVNFLTEAISDSAMQAKPKLMVNTSAVVERNGRKVALSVVSGKIRAIPVMTGERNGNKTEIVNGLTAGDKVIDNPTADLNDGDTVTTEQK; this is encoded by the coding sequence ATGGCATCTGAAGCAGAAAAAGTAGATTTATCTTCGCTCCGTATTCAACGCGAGCCTATGAAATTTGATCCAGAAGACAAACGCTCCTCCGGTAGTTTAGTCAAATGGGCGCTGATCGTCATTGGCGTCGTAGCCATCGGGTTTATCGGCTATGTATCGCGCAATATGTTCAAATCAACACCGGTCGTGCAATTGACCACCGTAGCATTTGTAGCACAGGGCAGCGGTGGCGGCGTTCTGACGGCAAGCGGCTATATCGTGCCGCAGCGCAAAGCGTCCGTCGCTTCCAAGGGCACCGGTCGTTTAGTGTTTCTTGGCGTCGAAGAAGGCGACCGCGTCCAATCGGGTCAGGTCATTGCACGTTTGGAAAACAATGATATCCAAGCCGGACTCGAACAAGCCCGCGCCAATTTGCTCGTCGGTCAAGCGCAGGTCGAACAAACTGAAGCCGATCTGGAACGCGTGAAACGCAACTATGAACGAAATGAAACATTACTCAAAAGCAATGTCATTACCGATGCAGATTTTGAAATCGTTCGCGCCGAGTACCGTTCCGCACAGGCACGCGTGAATTCGGCCAAAGCCGGCGTAGCCGCGCTTCAAGCCGGGATCCATGCGACGGAAGTGGAATTGGAAAATACGATTATTCGTGCCCCGTTTGATGCAACGGTGCTTACCAAAAATGCCGACGTCGGTGAAATCGTAGCGCCGTTTGCGGCCGGAGCCAATTCCCGCGGCAATGTTGTGACACTGGCTGATATGAGTTCGTTGATGCTCGAAGCCGATGTTTCTGAATCCAACATCGAGCGCGTAAAAATCAAACAGCCTTGCGAAATCACGCTGGACGCGCTTCCGGAAAAGCGTTACCGCGGTGAAGTTTGGAAAGTCGTTCCGACGGCCGATCGTTCCAAAGCTACGATTTTGACCAAAATACGATTTATTGATATTGACAATCGTGTTTTACCTGAGATGAGTGCTAAAGTCAATTTTCTCACCGAAGCGATCAGCGACAGCGCGATGCAAGCCAAACCCAAACTGATGGTCAACACCTCCGCCGTCGTCGAACGAAACGGGCGTAAAGTCGCATTGAGTGTGGTCAGCGGAAAAATCCGCGCGATCCCCGTAATGACCGGTGAGCGTAACGGAAATAAAACCGAAATCGTAAACGGTCTCACGGCCGGCGATAAAGTCATTGACAATCCCACCGCCGATCTGAACGACGGCGACACCGTAACAACAGAACAAAAATAA
- a CDS encoding ABC transporter ATP-binding protein produces the protein MPGLVEIQNVSKAYQRGSMSIPVLQNINLSIADGDFMALMGPSGSGKSTLLNLIAGIDKPTQGSIIVGGTDVASLSESALAKWRSYHVGFIFQFYNLMPVLTAYENVELPLHLTNLSKKERDERIQKVLTIVGLGDRMKHYPNQLSGGQQQRVAIARAIVTDPTLIVADEPTGDLDRTSAEEIMTLMTRLNQELGKTIVMVTHDPHAAEKAKTQRHLDKGTLS, from the coding sequence ATGCCCGGATTAGTAGAAATTCAAAACGTAAGCAAAGCGTACCAACGCGGCAGCATGAGTATTCCTGTGCTGCAAAACATCAATCTTTCCATTGCCGACGGCGATTTCATGGCGCTGATGGGACCTTCCGGTTCCGGTAAATCCACGCTGCTCAATCTGATCGCCGGTATTGATAAACCGACGCAAGGATCTATCATCGTCGGCGGTACGGACGTCGCTTCGCTCAGCGAATCGGCTTTAGCTAAGTGGCGTTCCTATCACGTGGGATTCATTTTTCAGTTTTACAATCTTATGCCTGTCCTCACGGCCTATGAAAATGTGGAACTGCCGTTGCATCTGACCAATCTTTCTAAAAAAGAACGGGATGAACGTATTCAAAAAGTGCTCACCATCGTCGGTTTAGGCGATCGCATGAAACACTATCCCAATCAGCTTTCCGGCGGTCAGCAACAGCGTGTGGCCATTGCCCGCGCGATCGTCACCGATCCTACGCTGATCGTAGCCGACGAACCGACCGGCGATCTGGACCGCACTTCGGCCGAAGAAATCATGACGCTCATGACGCGCCTCAATCAGGAACTGGGTAAAACGATCGTCATGGTGACGCACGATCCGCACGCTGCCGAAAAAGCCAAAACCCAGCGCCACCTCGATAAAGGTACGTTGAGTTAA
- a CDS encoding ABC transporter permease: protein MLFKMMLRNALRHKLRTILTILGIAIAVGAFGLLRTVITSWYAAVEAAAVDRLITRQAVSFIFPLPYAYRDQILKVPGVEKVGYFNWFQGVYKDKSEFFPRMACDPETIFDVYPEFLVTPEEKAAFQKERNACVVGADIAKKHNLKIGDVMSIEGDIYPGRWEFVIRAIYQPKTPAIDATQMFFHWTYLDERMKQDMPGREGNVGWYAVKIKDPSESAAVSEAIDAIFKNSNAETKTETERAFNQGFIGAYGAIINGINIMAFMIIGIILLVLANTMIMSARERNREYAVMKTLGFTGKHIFGVVTGESIIIGILGGIAGYAVTLFFVGAFSVAVPKNFFPVFILADITVIQEFSFAVIVGILAGIIPVVQAIKTDIVDGLRYVG from the coding sequence ATGCTCTTCAAAATGATGTTACGAAATGCGTTGCGCCACAAGCTGCGTACGATACTGACGATACTCGGTATCGCTATCGCCGTAGGCGCGTTTGGCCTTTTGCGAACGGTCATTACCTCATGGTATGCCGCCGTCGAAGCCGCCGCCGTGGATCGCCTTATCACACGGCAAGCCGTATCGTTTATTTTTCCTTTGCCTTACGCGTATCGTGATCAGATACTCAAAGTACCCGGCGTGGAAAAAGTCGGATATTTCAATTGGTTCCAAGGCGTATACAAAGATAAATCGGAATTTTTCCCGCGCATGGCCTGTGATCCGGAAACGATATTTGATGTATATCCCGAGTTCCTCGTCACACCGGAGGAAAAAGCCGCATTTCAAAAAGAACGCAACGCGTGCGTCGTCGGCGCGGACATTGCCAAAAAGCATAATCTGAAAATTGGCGATGTAATGAGTATCGAGGGCGATATTTATCCGGGGCGATGGGAATTTGTAATACGAGCGATTTATCAACCTAAAACGCCCGCGATTGACGCCACGCAAATGTTTTTTCATTGGACGTATCTCGACGAACGCATGAAACAAGATATGCCCGGGCGCGAAGGCAACGTCGGGTGGTACGCCGTCAAAATCAAAGACCCTAGCGAATCGGCCGCGGTATCCGAGGCGATTGATGCGATTTTCAAAAATTCCAACGCGGAAACCAAAACCGAAACCGAACGTGCTTTCAATCAAGGTTTTATCGGTGCGTACGGCGCCATCATCAACGGCATCAATATTATGGCGTTCATGATCATAGGGATCATCCTTTTGGTGTTAGCCAATACGATGATCATGTCGGCACGCGAACGTAACCGCGAATACGCCGTAATGAAAACACTCGGATTCACGGGCAAACACATTTTCGGCGTCGTGACCGGCGAATCAATTATTATCGGCATTCTCGGCGGTATAGCCGGTTATGCGGTCACGTTGTTCTTTGTCGGCGCCTTTTCCGTTGCGGTTCCAAAAAACTTCTTCCCTGTTTTTATTTTAGCGGATATTACGGTGATTCAGGAATTCTCGTTTGCAGTGATCGTAGGTATCCTCGCGGGTATTATCCCCGTTGTTCAGGCGATTAAAACGGATATCGTGGACGGTTTACGCTACGTCGGATAA